Proteins from a genomic interval of Ornithodoros turicata isolate Travis unplaced genomic scaffold, ASM3712646v1 ctg00000945.1, whole genome shotgun sequence:
- the LOC135375785 gene encoding uncharacterized protein LOC135375785, translating into MKVLLLLLVVIGLAAADALPWKGRRSADPAEMQVVHALQCATPMCARNCTLVTGDHGCPDCECPPTHCPRKKCPPGCHRETGILHDRCPECVCEEAAAPDVGPWSRRSADPGRCFLC; encoded by the exons ATGAAGGTCCTTCTCCTGTTACTCGTCGTCATTGGAT TGGCAGCAGCTGATGCCTTGCCTTGGAAGGGACGTAGAAGTGCTGATCCCG CGGAAATGCAAGTGGTGCATGCACTGCAATGCGCGACTCCGATGTGCGCACGGAACTGCACCCTGGTTACCGGTGACCACGGATGTCCAGACTGTGAGTGTCCACCGACTCACTGCCCGAGGAAGAAATGTCCTCCGGGATGTCACAGAGAAACGGGTATCCTCCATGACCGATGCCCAGAATGCGTGTGCGAAG AGGCAGCAGCTCCAGACGTGGGTCCGTGGAGTCGTAGAAGTGCTGATCCCG GTCGCTGCTTTCTATGCTGA